A genomic segment from Actinomyces lilanjuaniae encodes:
- a CDS encoding CpaF family protein, which yields MSPRGVRDTAVGGVGTFDKTGAAGVAPAGVAGTVTDQALVRDMREEVADLLAQQRRDDAASGVAPMTAEDERQFARALIGRVLEEHARTEIAAGRTPMTAQEEEQVSQGIHAALFGVGRLQPLLEDPQVENIDINGCDNVFIQYADGREQRGEPVADSDEELVELIQVLGSYSGLASRPFDSANPQLDLRLPDGSRLSAVMEVCSRPAVSVRRSRLDRVGLDELVGLGTLTPRLAAFCSAAVRARKNIMIAGATNAGKTTFLRALANEIPPGERLVTVERALELGLGEFADLHPNVVAFEERLPNSEGSGAISMADLVRRSLRMNPSRVIVGEVLGDEIVTMLNAMSQGNDGSLSTIHANSSSEVFNRIATYAIQSAEHLPQEATNLLIAGAVDFVIFLTRENRFSQGGGLRRYVASVREVNGVDGRVLSSEVFADDGTGTAQPAAPVACAGDLMAAGYDPAAPYAQETV from the coding sequence ATGAGCCCCCGAGGCGTCAGGGACACGGCTGTGGGAGGTGTCGGCACCTTCGACAAGACTGGTGCCGCGGGCGTGGCGCCGGCAGGCGTCGCGGGGACCGTGACGGACCAGGCCCTGGTGCGTGACATGCGCGAGGAGGTCGCTGACCTGCTGGCCCAGCAGCGCCGTGACGACGCCGCCTCCGGCGTCGCCCCCATGACTGCGGAGGACGAGAGGCAGTTCGCCCGGGCGCTGATCGGGCGGGTTCTAGAGGAGCACGCCCGCACTGAGATCGCCGCCGGGCGCACCCCGATGACTGCCCAGGAGGAGGAGCAGGTCTCCCAGGGCATCCACGCCGCGCTGTTCGGCGTGGGCCGCCTCCAGCCCCTGTTGGAGGACCCGCAGGTGGAGAACATCGACATCAACGGCTGCGACAACGTCTTCATCCAGTACGCGGACGGCCGGGAGCAGCGGGGTGAGCCGGTGGCTGACTCCGACGAGGAACTCGTCGAGCTGATCCAGGTGCTCGGCTCATACTCCGGCCTGGCTTCGCGACCCTTCGACTCCGCCAACCCCCAGCTGGACCTGCGCCTGCCCGACGGCTCCCGGCTGTCGGCGGTGATGGAAGTCTGCTCCCGGCCCGCAGTCTCGGTGCGGCGCTCCCGCCTGGACCGGGTGGGCCTGGACGAGCTGGTGGGGCTGGGGACGCTGACCCCGCGCCTGGCTGCCTTCTGCTCGGCCGCGGTGCGTGCCCGCAAGAACATCATGATCGCAGGGGCCACCAACGCGGGCAAGACCACCTTCCTGCGGGCCCTGGCCAACGAGATCCCGCCCGGTGAGCGTCTGGTCACCGTGGAGCGGGCGCTGGAGCTGGGCCTGGGAGAGTTCGCCGACCTCCACCCCAACGTGGTCGCCTTTGAGGAGCGGCTGCCCAACTCCGAGGGCTCCGGCGCCATCTCGATGGCGGACCTGGTACGCCGCTCCTTGCGCATGAACCCCTCCCGGGTCATCGTCGGCGAGGTGCTGGGCGACGAGATTGTCACCATGCTCAACGCCATGAGCCAGGGTAACGACGGCTCCCTGTCCACCATCCACGCCAACTCCTCCTCGGAGGTCTTCAACCGGATCGCCACCTACGCCATCCAGTCCGCTGAGCACCTGCCGCAGGAGGCCACCAACCTGCTCATCGCCGGGGCGGTGGACTTCGTCATCTTCCTCACCCGCGAGAACCGGTTCTCCCAGGGCGGGGGCCTACGCCGCTACGTGGCCTCCGTGCGGGAGGTCAACGGCGTGGACGGGCGGGTGCTCTCCAGCGAAGTCTTCGCCGACGACGGCACCGGGACCGCCCAGCCAGCCGCACCTGTCGCCTGTGCGGGCGACCTGATGGCGGCCGGGTACGACCCGGCCGCTCCCTACGCGCAGGAGACGGTATGA
- the clpB gene encoding ATP-dependent chaperone ClpB, whose translation MDTSYTTKSQEAIAGAMQAAAAAGNPQIEPAHLLIELLTQEGGVAAALLEAVVTDPAVRQGVGATTRRILSQLPASSGSSVAQPHPSRALLAALDAASTEARDLGDDYVSTEHLLIGIAAGTVTPGTSGTTAKVLRDAGATPQALREALPQVRGDSRVTSANPEGTYKTLEKYGTDLTEAAREGRLDPVIGRDTEIRRVVQVLSRRTKNNPVLIGEPGVGKTAVVEGLAQRIVAGDVPESLTGKRLIALDLSGMVAGARYRGEFEERLKAVLKEIKDSDGEVITFIDELHTVVGAGAGSESAMDAGNMLKPMLARGELRMVGATTLDEYRERIEKDPALERRFQQVFVGEPSVEDTVAILRGIAPKYEAHHQVTVSDGALVAAATLSDRYITGRQLPDKAIDLVDEAASRLRMELDSSPVELDELRRRVDRMRMEESYLDESVGQDDADPAAVERLERLRAELADATEQLTALNARWEAEKAGHNKVGELRAALDEMRTRADLAEREGRFEEAGRLRYGEMPGLERQIREAEADDAQQQAGSSEPMIAEKVGAGEIAEVVASWTGIPVGRLLQGETEKLLTMEEVIGRRLIGQHAAVSAVADAVRRSRAGVSDPDRPTGSFLFLGPTGVGKTELAKALAEFLFDDERAVVRIDMSEYSEKHSVARLVGAPPGYVGYEEGGQLTEAVRRRPYSVVLLDEVEKAHSEVFDILLQVLDDGRLTDGQGRTVDFRNVILVLTSNLGSQFLIDPILSPQEKRNEVMSVVQASFKPEFLNRLDDTIVFDSLTREELAGIVDIQLERMSERLASRRLSLRVTEAARAWLADEGYDPAYGARPLRRLVQREIGDRLARMILAGEVLDGQDVVVDRLPGETGLSLRAEGEAARSAPSAPSAGSAL comes from the coding sequence ATGGACACCAGCTACACCACCAAGTCCCAGGAGGCGATCGCGGGCGCCATGCAGGCTGCCGCGGCGGCGGGTAACCCCCAGATCGAGCCCGCCCACCTGCTCATCGAGCTCCTCACCCAGGAGGGCGGCGTCGCGGCGGCGCTCCTGGAGGCTGTCGTCACGGACCCGGCCGTGCGACAGGGCGTGGGTGCCACCACCCGGCGCATCCTCAGCCAGCTGCCCGCCTCCTCCGGCAGCTCGGTGGCCCAGCCCCATCCCTCCCGCGCCCTGCTGGCAGCCCTTGACGCCGCCAGCACCGAGGCGCGCGACCTCGGGGACGACTACGTCTCTACCGAGCACCTTCTTATCGGCATCGCCGCAGGCACGGTGACACCCGGCACCTCGGGGACCACCGCCAAGGTGCTTCGTGACGCCGGGGCCACCCCGCAGGCGCTGCGCGAGGCACTGCCCCAGGTGCGCGGGGACTCACGAGTCACCTCAGCCAACCCGGAGGGCACCTACAAGACCCTGGAGAAGTACGGGACTGACCTGACTGAGGCGGCCCGGGAAGGCCGCCTGGACCCCGTCATCGGCCGTGACACCGAGATCCGCCGCGTGGTCCAGGTCCTGAGCCGACGCACCAAGAACAACCCCGTCCTCATCGGCGAGCCCGGCGTGGGTAAGACCGCCGTCGTCGAGGGGCTGGCCCAGCGCATCGTCGCCGGGGACGTGCCCGAGTCGCTTACCGGTAAGCGACTCATCGCCCTGGACCTGTCCGGGATGGTGGCCGGGGCCAGGTACCGCGGCGAGTTCGAGGAGCGCCTCAAGGCGGTGCTCAAGGAGATCAAGGACTCTGACGGCGAGGTCATCACCTTCATCGACGAGCTGCACACCGTGGTGGGCGCGGGGGCAGGCTCCGAGAGTGCCATGGACGCGGGCAACATGCTTAAGCCCATGCTGGCCCGCGGCGAGCTGCGGATGGTGGGTGCCACCACCCTGGACGAGTACCGTGAGCGCATCGAGAAGGACCCCGCCCTGGAGCGTCGCTTCCAGCAGGTCTTTGTCGGTGAGCCCAGCGTGGAGGACACCGTCGCCATCCTGCGCGGTATCGCCCCCAAGTACGAGGCCCATCACCAGGTAACCGTCTCCGACGGGGCGCTCGTGGCCGCAGCCACCTTGTCCGACCGCTACATCACCGGTCGCCAGCTGCCCGACAAGGCCATTGACCTGGTAGACGAGGCCGCCTCGCGCCTGCGCATGGAGCTGGACTCCAGCCCCGTCGAGCTTGACGAGCTGCGCCGCCGGGTAGACCGGATGCGGATGGAGGAGTCCTACCTGGACGAGTCCGTGGGCCAGGACGACGCGGACCCGGCTGCTGTGGAGCGCCTGGAGCGCCTGCGCGCCGAGCTGGCCGACGCCACCGAGCAGCTCACTGCCCTCAACGCACGCTGGGAGGCAGAGAAGGCCGGGCACAACAAGGTCGGTGAGCTCCGTGCTGCCCTGGACGAGATGCGCACCAGGGCGGACCTGGCCGAGCGCGAGGGCCGCTTTGAAGAGGCGGGTCGTCTGCGCTACGGCGAGATGCCAGGGCTGGAGCGCCAGATCCGGGAGGCCGAGGCCGACGACGCCCAGCAGCAGGCGGGCTCCAGCGAGCCGATGATCGCCGAGAAGGTGGGGGCCGGCGAGATCGCCGAGGTCGTGGCCTCCTGGACCGGCATCCCCGTGGGGCGTCTCCTTCAAGGGGAGACGGAGAAGCTCCTCACCATGGAGGAGGTCATCGGGCGGCGCCTCATCGGTCAGCACGCCGCCGTGTCCGCGGTGGCCGACGCCGTGCGGCGTTCGAGGGCAGGCGTGTCCGACCCCGACCGCCCCACCGGCTCCTTCCTCTTCCTGGGGCCCACGGGTGTGGGCAAGACCGAGCTGGCCAAGGCCTTGGCGGAGTTCCTCTTCGACGACGAGCGCGCCGTCGTGCGTATCGACATGTCGGAGTACTCTGAGAAGCACTCCGTGGCACGTCTGGTGGGTGCTCCCCCCGGGTACGTGGGCTATGAGGAGGGCGGCCAGCTCACCGAGGCCGTGCGCCGTCGCCCCTACTCGGTGGTCCTGCTTGACGAGGTGGAGAAGGCCCACTCGGAGGTCTTCGACATTCTCCTGCAGGTCCTTGACGACGGGCGGCTGACGGATGGCCAGGGGCGCACGGTGGACTTCCGCAACGTCATCCTGGTGCTCACCTCGAACCTGGGGTCGCAGTTCCTCATCGACCCGATCCTGTCTCCCCAGGAGAAGCGCAACGAGGTCATGAGCGTGGTGCAGGCCTCTTTCAAGCCGGAGTTCCTCAACCGGCTGGACGACACGATCGTCTTTGACTCTCTGACCCGGGAGGAGCTGGCGGGCATCGTCGACATCCAGCTGGAGCGCATGAGCGAGCGCCTGGCTAGCCGACGCCTGTCGCTGCGGGTGACCGAGGCCGCCCGGGCGTGGCTGGCGGATGAAGGCTACGACCCGGCCTACGGGGCGCGGCCGCTACGCCGTCTGGTCCAGCGTGAGATCGGGGACCGCCTGGCCCGTATGATCCTCGCCGGTGAGGTCCTTGACGGCCAGGACGTGGTGGTGGACCGGCTCCCGGGGGAGACGGGACTGAGCCTGCGGGCTGAGGGGGAGGCCGCGCGCTCGGCCCCCTCAGCGCCTTCCGCCGGCTCGGCGCTGTGA
- a CDS encoding DUF4282 domain-containing protein, translating to MSFTRYVTLTWARVVYILWIVMVVATWLICAVAIGSSGGGSHGGYHGYGSYAASHAAFNPGAFLLALVLGLIPAFLHILGARMVLEFIVAVIRTENNTRWLRGPQS from the coding sequence ATGAGCTTCACCAGGTACGTCACCCTTACCTGGGCCAGGGTGGTCTACATCCTGTGGATCGTCATGGTGGTCGCCACGTGGCTCATCTGCGCGGTCGCCATCGGCTCCTCTGGCGGAGGCTCTCACGGCGGCTACCACGGCTACGGCTCCTACGCGGCCTCGCACGCGGCCTTCAACCCGGGGGCCTTCCTCCTGGCGCTGGTCCTGGGGCTCATCCCCGCCTTCCTGCACATCCTCGGCGCGCGCATGGTCCTGGAGTTCATCGTCGCCGTGATCCGTACGGAGAACAACACTCGCTGGCTGCGCGGGCCTCAGTCCTAG
- a CDS encoding helix-turn-helix domain-containing protein, whose translation MVGYRIDRQLSELGEHVRGWRMVLGLTAQQVSERAGTTRDTLRKIETGDPSVSFGKVAQVLRALGVLDQAVDALDPLSSDIGRLRAGSLTKRRAR comes from the coding sequence ATGGTCGGCTACCGGATCGACCGACAGCTGAGCGAACTCGGTGAGCACGTGCGGGGCTGGCGCATGGTCCTGGGGCTCACCGCTCAGCAGGTGTCGGAGCGCGCCGGCACCACGCGGGACACCTTGCGCAAGATCGAGACCGGGGACCCCTCGGTCAGCTTTGGCAAGGTCGCGCAGGTGCTGCGCGCCCTGGGGGTGCTTGACCAGGCCGTCGATGCGCTCGACCCGCTCAGCAGCGACATTGGCCGCCTGAGGGCGGGGAGCCTGACAAAGAGGCGGGCACGGTGA
- a CDS encoding SAF domain-containing protein yields the protein MAHPQDGRGRRRFARDWRGAGAVHAGQGAGAARLPTAPRERRPALAALAVLLILGGALLAGLLALRMGQRTEVLAAAGTIEAGQVITKDDLATTLVASDLSNLVPVDQAEQVIGQTARVEVSQGQLLDTSQVADGPLPGEGKQVVGVSLEAGRFPATGLSPGDVADVVDVNGRDVAVSGVQVLDAVPSSGADGEWTSGAVVSLIVDADDAVELSASAAAGDIAVVVTAPGRPVGED from the coding sequence ATGGCACATCCCCAGGACGGACGAGGACGGCGTCGATTCGCGCGCGACTGGCGGGGTGCGGGGGCCGTGCATGCTGGCCAGGGCGCCGGGGCGGCGCGCCTGCCCACCGCCCCGCGCGAGCGGCGCCCGGCGCTGGCGGCGCTGGCCGTGCTGCTCATCCTTGGAGGTGCGCTGCTGGCCGGGCTCCTGGCCCTGCGTATGGGCCAGCGCACGGAGGTGCTGGCTGCCGCAGGCACCATTGAGGCCGGCCAGGTCATCACCAAGGACGATCTGGCTACCACCCTGGTCGCCTCCGACCTGAGCAACCTTGTTCCCGTTGACCAGGCGGAGCAGGTCATCGGCCAGACGGCGCGGGTGGAGGTCAGCCAGGGGCAGCTGCTGGACACCTCCCAGGTGGCTGACGGTCCCCTCCCTGGGGAGGGCAAGCAGGTTGTCGGTGTCTCCCTGGAAGCGGGTCGCTTCCCGGCCACTGGCCTGAGCCCCGGCGACGTCGCCGACGTCGTTGACGTCAACGGTCGTGACGTGGCCGTCTCCGGCGTGCAGGTGCTGGATGCGGTGCCGTCCTCGGGGGCGGATGGGGAGTGGACCTCCGGGGCCGTCGTGTCCCTCATCGTGGACGCCGACGACGCGGTTGAGCTGTCCGCCTCCGCTGCCGCCGGGGACATCGCTGTCGTCGTTACCGCGCCGGGCCGTCCTGTCGGGGAGGACTGA
- a CDS encoding DUF418 domain-containing protein yields MRVTTSFTPGVRYPAPDVARGVMLLLIAVANVPIWAEAVFGQPDPSTQGLQGGQMSSADSVWVLVRALVVDHRSYPLFAMLFGFGLVTMVNRRVTSGTRTYLDSVTGGQPDLATPAQAVWAQEQARVDARRLVRRRGWWMILFGAVHGIFFFGDIIATYGLIAVIFADWLARKRWRGALVVGLVVTVLCSLIMLYSGWIMTGGLEQLGVDMDSAEAQAGTDVLASIPWFIINILVWAGGTVSSVFFSMAVPAAFIGARLADTDLLSHPERHRSRLAAVAAGGMGIGILGALHSGLVAAGWAQPFLLDEAATYVSGLAGAAGWLALLALYAGGPTPDGSLHGLRRMASAVGRRSMTAYLSQTILFLLVFVVVPAVLGTSLEVGAAAAGLIAVAVWLVTVVICMLLERAGRPGPFEVALRTAVARSERPRAAVPAPGQEEWPPRAVGRECCPAPPGGGAGQQPSDRPRAAGVQTAGTAVGVGHGAPCPTPNCVSQTQLVLHASLVAADVEMVPGRGVS; encoded by the coding sequence ATGAGAGTAACGACATCCTTCACGCCTGGTGTGCGCTATCCGGCGCCCGACGTGGCTCGCGGGGTTATGCTGCTGCTTATCGCGGTCGCCAATGTCCCCATCTGGGCGGAGGCTGTCTTTGGTCAGCCGGACCCCAGTACCCAGGGCCTCCAGGGCGGGCAGATGTCCTCGGCGGACTCCGTGTGGGTCCTTGTCCGGGCACTGGTGGTCGACCACCGCTCCTACCCGCTGTTTGCCATGCTCTTCGGGTTTGGCCTGGTCACCATGGTCAACCGTCGGGTCACCTCCGGTACTCGTACCTATCTGGACTCCGTCACTGGGGGCCAGCCTGACCTGGCCACGCCTGCACAGGCTGTGTGGGCCCAGGAGCAGGCAAGGGTTGACGCGCGTCGTCTTGTGCGCCGCCGCGGGTGGTGGATGATCCTGTTCGGTGCCGTCCACGGGATCTTCTTCTTTGGTGACATCATTGCCACCTACGGGCTCATCGCCGTCATCTTCGCCGACTGGCTGGCCCGCAAGCGCTGGAGGGGCGCGCTCGTGGTTGGTCTGGTTGTCACGGTTCTGTGCTCGTTGATTATGCTCTACTCGGGCTGGATCATGACGGGTGGGCTCGAGCAGCTGGGCGTGGACATGGACAGCGCCGAGGCCCAGGCTGGCACCGACGTCCTGGCGAGCATCCCCTGGTTTATCATCAATATCCTGGTGTGGGCTGGTGGCACCGTGTCTTCCGTCTTCTTCTCCATGGCGGTCCCGGCGGCCTTTATCGGTGCCCGTCTGGCTGACACCGACCTGCTCTCCCACCCGGAGCGCCACCGCAGCAGGCTCGCGGCCGTGGCCGCTGGCGGTATGGGGATCGGCATCCTGGGCGCACTGCACTCAGGGCTGGTTGCTGCGGGGTGGGCGCAGCCCTTCCTCCTGGACGAGGCCGCGACCTACGTGAGCGGCCTGGCCGGTGCCGCGGGCTGGCTGGCCCTCTTGGCGCTCTACGCGGGCGGTCCCACTCCTGACGGGAGCCTGCACGGTTTGCGGCGCATGGCCTCGGCCGTGGGGCGACGCTCTATGACGGCCTACCTGAGCCAGACGATCCTCTTCCTTCTCGTCTTCGTGGTGGTGCCCGCGGTGCTGGGCACCAGCCTTGAGGTGGGCGCCGCTGCCGCAGGTCTGATCGCTGTCGCCGTGTGGCTGGTCACCGTGGTGATCTGCATGCTGCTGGAGCGCGCGGGACGTCCTGGCCCCTTCGAGGTCGCCCTGCGCACCGCCGTGGCTCGCAGCGAGCGGCCCCGGGCCGCTGTCCCGGCACCCGGGCAGGAGGAGTGGCCTCCTCGGGCTGTGGGGCGTGAGTGCTGCCCCGCACCGCCGGGCGGCGGTGCGGGGCAGCAGCCGTCAGACAGACCCCGGGCAGCGGGGGTGCAGACAGCGGGTACAGCAGTTGGGGTGGGGCACGGTGCACCGTGCCCCACCCCCAACTGCGTGTCTCAAACTCAGCTGGTGCTGCATGCCTCCCTGGTGGCCGCCGACGTCGAGATGGTGCCGGGCCGGGGCGTCAGCTGA